A genomic stretch from Methylophilus medardicus includes:
- the fabD gene encoding ACP S-malonyltransferase: MSNFAFFFPGQGSQSVGMMQGFSSHSIVKQTFDEASAVLGVDFWKMATEANDEINLTENTQPIMLTAGMATWRVYQSLGGKLPTVMAGHSLGEYTALVAAGAVTFADALPLVKYRAQVMQQAVPEGQGAMAAILGLDDDTVRAVCSEASQGQVVQAVNFNSPGQVVIAGDKAAVERGMELAKAKGAKRALPLPVSVPSHCDLMQPAANQLRDYLQNVTVHVPLVPVLHNADVAAYNDATQIKDALVRQLYHPVRWVETVQQLAAQEVLSAAECGPGKVLAGLAKRIVADMRCDALVNDESMHAFVAQ, encoded by the coding sequence ATGTCTAATTTTGCTTTTTTCTTTCCGGGCCAGGGCTCGCAGTCAGTGGGGATGATGCAGGGCTTCTCCTCACATAGCATTGTCAAACAAACCTTTGATGAGGCATCTGCTGTGCTTGGCGTTGATTTTTGGAAGATGGCCACCGAGGCCAATGATGAAATTAACCTTACCGAGAATACCCAGCCCATTATGCTCACTGCCGGCATGGCGACATGGCGCGTGTATCAATCGTTGGGAGGCAAGTTGCCGACGGTGATGGCCGGTCACAGTTTGGGCGAATATACCGCGCTGGTGGCGGCAGGTGCCGTGACTTTTGCAGATGCATTGCCTTTAGTGAAGTACCGTGCGCAGGTCATGCAGCAAGCTGTGCCTGAGGGCCAGGGGGCTATGGCCGCTATCCTAGGGTTGGATGATGACACCGTGCGTGCTGTGTGCAGCGAGGCGTCACAAGGCCAAGTCGTGCAAGCTGTTAATTTTAACTCGCCCGGTCAAGTCGTCATTGCCGGCGATAAAGCTGCGGTTGAGCGGGGGATGGAATTGGCAAAAGCCAAAGGCGCAAAACGTGCGCTCCCCTTGCCTGTGAGTGTGCCATCGCATTGTGATCTCATGCAACCGGCCGCAAATCAGCTGCGTGACTATCTGCAAAACGTGACTGTACATGTTCCGTTAGTGCCTGTGTTGCATAATGCAGATGTGGCTGCCTACAACGACGCCACGCAAATCAAAGACGCCTTAGTCCGGCAGCTATACCACCCAGTGCGCTGGGTCGAAACCGTTCAGCAATTGGCTGCGCAAGAGGTGCTGTCTGCTGCTGAGTGTGGGCCGGGCAAGGTATTGGCTGGCTTAGCCAAGCGCATCGTCGCTGACATGCGCTGTGATGCACTGGTCAATGATGAATCTATGCACGCATTTGTTGCGCAATAA
- the acpP gene encoding acyl carrier protein, with protein MSDIEQRVKKIVCEQLGANEADVKNTSSFVDDLGADSLDTVELVMALEEEFDCEIPDDEAEKITTVQQAIDYVNANLK; from the coding sequence ATGTCCGACATCGAACAACGCGTAAAGAAAATCGTTTGTGAACAACTGGGTGCAAACGAAGCTGACGTTAAAAACACATCATCTTTCGTAGATGATCTGGGTGCAGATTCACTGGACACCGTAGAACTGGTGATGGCTTTGGAAGAAGAATTCGATTGCGAGATTCCTGATGACGAAGCAGAAAAAATCACAACCGTTCAACAAGCGATTGACTACGTCAACGCTAACCTCAAGTAA
- the rpmF gene encoding 50S ribosomal protein L32 — MAVQQNKKTPSKRGMHRSHDFLTNPPLAIEPTTGEVHLRHHVSPNGFYRGRKVMPAKGE; from the coding sequence ATGGCAGTTCAGCAAAACAAAAAAACACCGTCAAAGCGTGGCATGCACCGCTCACATGACTTTTTGACAAACCCACCTTTGGCAATCGAGCCAACGACTGGTGAAGTACATTTGCGTCATCACGTGAGTCCAAACGGTTTTTACCGTGGCCGTAAAGTGATGCCTGCAAAAGGCGAGTAA
- a CDS encoding YceD family protein, producing the protein MAQFQELARQQKKSEGELLIAALPRLQQALKTLGVEDSSALSAMRVRFQLQGLPPRFFGDSALPMLSLAVQAELPLVCQRCFAALPENLDLHFEFALADTPPEALLEDEQVDWLEEAADASVESLVEDELLMALPIAVMHPSDCVSLQQSAGEKPNPFAVLKNLKLGQ; encoded by the coding sequence ATGGCGCAATTTCAGGAGCTGGCCCGGCAGCAAAAAAAGAGTGAAGGGGAGTTGTTGATTGCCGCTTTGCCACGTTTACAGCAAGCGCTTAAAACGCTTGGTGTTGAGGATTCCTCTGCATTGTCCGCAATGCGGGTGCGGTTTCAGCTGCAAGGCTTGCCACCGCGGTTTTTTGGTGATTCCGCCTTGCCGATGTTATCCCTCGCTGTGCAGGCTGAACTGCCATTAGTGTGTCAGCGTTGCTTTGCAGCACTGCCCGAGAATTTAGACTTGCACTTTGAGTTTGCTTTGGCCGATACGCCGCCGGAAGCGCTGTTAGAGGACGAACAGGTTGACTGGCTGGAAGAGGCGGCTGACGCGTCAGTGGAGTCGTTGGTCGAGGACGAGTTGCTCATGGCGTTGCCGATTGCAGTCATGCATCCTTCTGATTGCGTGAGCCTTCAGCAATCTGCGGGTGAAAAGCCAAACCCATTTGCGGTGCTTAAAAATTTAAAATTGGGGCAGTAA
- the plsX gene encoding phosphate acyltransferase PlsX: MTTGQHAHSQEVVIAIDAMGGDHGPHVTVPAAVRILKENPNLNIILVGLTASVEAELKALHITPHPRLRVQHASEVVLMDESPQSAMKNKKDSSMRVAINMVKTGEAQACVSAGNTGALMATARFVLKTLPGIDRPAIASTLPSEKGSTFMLDLGANADCTPEHLYQFAIMGAMVVSCISNKPNPTVGLLNIGSEDIKGNEVAKQAAELLRGSHLNFYGNVEGDDIFKGTTDVVVCDGFVGNVALKTTEGLAHMMGKFLTQEFKRNWLTKLMALGAFPVLKAFKKRLDPRRYNGASFLGLRGIVVKSHGGADSIGFYHAIHVAMEEAQSGVLKRIQAQLEIEHLTSSEQS; the protein is encoded by the coding sequence ATGACAACTGGTCAACACGCGCATTCACAAGAGGTTGTGATTGCAATCGATGCCATGGGAGGAGATCACGGTCCGCACGTGACGGTCCCTGCGGCTGTGCGTATTTTGAAAGAAAATCCGAATCTCAATATCATTTTGGTCGGTTTGACAGCGTCGGTTGAGGCTGAACTAAAAGCGTTACACATTACCCCCCATCCGCGACTGCGGGTGCAGCATGCGAGTGAAGTCGTGCTGATGGACGAATCCCCGCAGAGCGCCATGAAGAACAAAAAAGATTCCTCCATGCGTGTCGCCATTAACATGGTGAAAACGGGGGAGGCGCAGGCCTGTGTCAGCGCTGGCAATACCGGGGCGTTGATGGCGACCGCGCGTTTCGTGCTTAAAACCTTGCCAGGCATCGATCGGCCAGCGATTGCTTCGACCTTGCCATCTGAAAAAGGCAGTACCTTTATGTTGGACTTGGGCGCTAATGCCGATTGCACGCCAGAGCACTTGTATCAATTTGCCATTATGGGTGCGATGGTGGTGAGCTGTATTAGCAATAAACCAAATCCGACTGTGGGTTTGCTGAACATTGGTTCTGAGGATATCAAGGGGAACGAGGTGGCCAAGCAGGCTGCTGAGCTCTTGCGTGGTAGCCACTTGAATTTTTACGGTAATGTAGAGGGCGATGATATTTTCAAAGGCACCACGGATGTAGTGGTCTGTGATGGTTTTGTCGGCAATGTGGCTCTCAAAACCACAGAGGGCTTGGCGCATATGATGGGCAAGTTTCTGACGCAGGAATTTAAGCGCAACTGGTTGACCAAGCTGATGGCGCTCGGCGCGTTCCCTGTGCTGAAGGCGTTTAAAAAGCGGCTAGATCCGCGTCGCTACAACGGCGCCAGCTTTTTAGGTTTGCGCGGCATTGTCGTGAAAAGCCATGGTGGCGCTGACAGTATCGGTTTTTATCATGCGATTCATGTTGCGATGGAAGAGGCGCAAAGTGGCGTTCTGAAAAGGATTCAAGCGCAACTAGAAATCGAGCATCTGACGTCCTCCGAGCAGTCCTGA
- the oadA gene encoding sodium-extruding oxaloacetate decarboxylase subunit alpha, giving the protein MSKIHVTELVLRDGHQSLIATRMRTEDMLPIAGKLDEIGFWSLEAWGGATFDACVRFLKEDPWERLRSLRKAVPNTPINMLLRGQNLLGYRHYSDDVVHAFVKQAADTGVDVFRIFDAMNDIRNLKTAIEAVKSVKKHAIGTLSFTTSPVHDVAYFVSMAKELEALGCDSIGVKDMAGLLTPTMAGELVKALKAAVSLPVHMHSHATSGLASMVMLKSVENGVDIIDTCNSSFSEGASHPTTESLVAALKGTEYDTGLDLGKLQEITAYFKEVRKKYWQFESDFTGVDTRVLVNQVPGGMISNLSNQLKEQGALNRMDEVLAEIPRVREDLGFPPLVTPTSQIVGTQAVLNVLTGGRYKSITNEVKNYLLGQYGKAPAAVNADVRKQAVGDAEVITCRPADLLPPEMARLQSESERFANDEKDVLTYAMFPDIGQTFLQERNAGSLIPETLLSKDAVTQQSAAARYAPNEFNITLHGETYHIKLTGSGHAGEERKPYYVKVDGISEEVFVETLSEMEVSGGGNNGSTGGKKKAAVAASGRPRPNHPGCVTTAMPGTIVTVKVNVGDKVTAGDGVLVIEAMKMENEIQASKSGTVLAIHVSKGDSVTPDETLIEIQPE; this is encoded by the coding sequence ATGAGCAAAATACATGTCACCGAACTCGTGTTAAGAGATGGGCACCAATCCCTGATTGCCACACGCATGCGCACCGAAGATATGCTGCCGATCGCCGGCAAACTGGATGAGATTGGTTTCTGGTCTCTAGAAGCCTGGGGCGGAGCGACCTTTGACGCCTGTGTACGTTTTCTGAAAGAAGATCCTTGGGAGCGCCTGCGCAGCTTGCGTAAAGCCGTCCCCAATACGCCGATCAATATGTTGCTGCGTGGGCAAAACCTGCTGGGCTATCGTCACTATTCAGATGATGTTGTGCATGCATTTGTCAAACAAGCGGCCGACACCGGGGTAGATGTATTCCGTATTTTTGATGCGATGAATGATATTCGCAACTTAAAAACGGCCATTGAGGCGGTAAAATCCGTTAAAAAGCACGCAATCGGTACGTTATCTTTTACCACCAGCCCGGTGCATGATGTCGCTTACTTCGTCAGCATGGCAAAAGAGCTTGAGGCGCTGGGCTGTGACAGTATCGGTGTGAAAGACATGGCTGGTTTGCTCACTCCCACCATGGCGGGAGAACTGGTCAAAGCCCTGAAAGCGGCAGTGAGCCTACCTGTGCACATGCACAGCCACGCTACCTCTGGTCTGGCCAGCATGGTCATGCTCAAGAGCGTAGAAAACGGCGTTGATATCATCGACACCTGCAACTCTTCATTCTCCGAGGGCGCCAGCCATCCAACTACTGAGAGCTTGGTGGCAGCTTTAAAAGGGACTGAATACGATACTGGCCTTGATCTTGGCAAACTGCAAGAAATTACGGCTTACTTCAAAGAGGTCCGCAAAAAATACTGGCAGTTTGAGAGTGATTTCACCGGCGTGGATACCCGTGTGTTGGTCAACCAAGTACCAGGCGGCATGATCTCTAACTTGTCCAATCAGTTAAAAGAACAAGGCGCACTCAACCGCATGGATGAAGTGTTGGCCGAAATTCCACGCGTTCGTGAAGATTTAGGTTTCCCGCCGTTGGTGACGCCAACTTCTCAAATCGTGGGTACACAAGCGGTATTAAATGTGCTTACTGGTGGACGCTATAAATCCATCACCAATGAAGTCAAAAATTACTTATTGGGGCAATACGGCAAGGCACCAGCCGCCGTCAATGCTGACGTGCGCAAACAGGCTGTGGGCGATGCTGAAGTCATTACTTGCCGCCCGGCGGATTTGTTGCCCCCTGAAATGGCCAGACTGCAGTCCGAATCTGAGCGATTTGCCAATGATGAAAAAGACGTGCTGACTTATGCCATGTTTCCGGATATTGGCCAAACCTTTTTGCAAGAACGTAATGCAGGCTCATTGATTCCTGAAACACTGTTGAGCAAAGATGCGGTGACACAGCAATCAGCAGCAGCCCGCTACGCTCCAAATGAATTTAACATCACCTTGCATGGTGAAACCTATCACATCAAATTGACCGGCAGCGGTCATGCAGGTGAAGAACGCAAGCCTTACTATGTGAAAGTGGATGGGATTTCTGAAGAAGTGTTTGTAGAGACACTGAGTGAAATGGAAGTCAGTGGCGGTGGCAACAATGGTTCGACTGGCGGCAAGAAAAAGGCGGCGGTTGCTGCCAGTGGCCGTCCGCGTCCTAACCATCCTGGCTGTGTTACGACTGCAATGCCAGGGACCATCGTCACCGTAAAAGTCAACGTTGGCGACAAAGTCACTGCAGGGGATGGCGTACTTGTGATCGAGGCCATGAAAATGGAAAATGAAATTCAGGCCAGCAAATCGGGCACTGTGTTGGCCATTCATGTCAGCAAAGGCGATAGCGTGACGCCAGACGAAACATTGATTGAAATTCAACCTGAATAA
- a CDS encoding acetyl-CoA carboxylase biotin carboxylase subunit has translation MFKKILVANRGEIAVRIVRACSEMGIKSVAIYADADRHALHVKKADEAYNIGADPVAGYLNAHNIVNIAVAAGCDALHPGYGFLSENPELAEVCARRGIKFIGPEADVIRQMGDKIQARNAMINAGIPCVPGSDGNLESLEAAVVLAKKIGYPVMLKATNGGGGRGIRRCDSEKELLSNYDRVISEASKAFGKPEVFLEKCVVHPRHIEVQVLADAHGNVIHLFERDCSIQRRNQKLIEIAPSPQLTQAQRDYIGSLGVKAAKAVGYENAGTVEFLLDSDNNFYFMEMNTRLQVEHTVTETITGVDIVQQQIRVAAGLPLQYKQSEIAFRGFAMEYRINAEDPQKDFLPSFGKITRYYAPGGPGVRMDAAIYSGYVIPPYYDSMCAKLTVWALDWEGVIERGRRALNDMVVYGVKTTIPYYQQIMLHPDFRAANFNTSFVEQHPELTEYDVGLPKELMAAAIAAAIAAHEGI, from the coding sequence GTGTTTAAGAAAATTTTAGTCGCGAATCGCGGTGAAATTGCGGTACGTATTGTGCGCGCCTGCTCGGAGATGGGCATCAAATCAGTGGCCATTTACGCGGACGCTGACCGTCATGCTTTACACGTCAAAAAGGCGGATGAAGCCTATAACATCGGCGCCGACCCAGTCGCAGGTTATTTGAACGCACACAACATCGTAAATATTGCCGTGGCTGCAGGCTGCGATGCGCTGCATCCCGGTTACGGTTTTTTGTCTGAGAACCCAGAGTTGGCTGAAGTATGTGCCCGTCGCGGCATCAAATTCATTGGCCCTGAGGCCGATGTGATTCGCCAAATGGGTGACAAGATTCAGGCCCGCAACGCCATGATCAACGCTGGCATCCCATGCGTCCCTGGTAGTGACGGTAATTTGGAATCCTTAGAAGCCGCGGTTGTGTTGGCTAAGAAAATCGGCTATCCGGTCATGCTAAAAGCCACCAACGGTGGCGGTGGCCGCGGTATCCGCCGATGTGACAGCGAAAAAGAACTCCTCAGCAACTATGATCGCGTGATTTCAGAGGCTAGTAAGGCCTTTGGCAAGCCAGAAGTTTTTCTGGAAAAGTGCGTGGTTCATCCTCGCCATATTGAAGTCCAGGTATTGGCAGATGCCCACGGCAATGTCATCCATTTGTTTGAGCGGGATTGCTCTATCCAACGCCGCAATCAAAAACTGATTGAAATTGCCCCATCCCCACAACTGACCCAGGCACAACGAGATTACATCGGCAGCCTAGGCGTCAAAGCGGCAAAAGCGGTTGGCTATGAAAACGCGGGTACGGTAGAGTTTTTACTGGATTCTGACAACAATTTCTATTTCATGGAAATGAACACCCGCTTGCAGGTGGAGCACACCGTCACCGAAACCATTACGGGTGTCGACATAGTGCAACAACAGATTAGAGTCGCAGCTGGTCTACCCTTGCAGTACAAGCAAAGTGAAATCGCTTTCCGCGGCTTTGCTATGGAATATCGGATTAACGCTGAAGACCCCCAAAAGGATTTTCTGCCGAGCTTTGGTAAAATTACACGCTACTATGCGCCCGGCGGACCCGGTGTGCGTATGGATGCAGCGATCTACAGCGGCTATGTGATTCCCCCTTATTATGACTCGATGTGCGCCAAGCTCACTGTATGGGCATTGGATTGGGAGGGTGTGATCGAGCGCGGCCGTCGTGCGCTGAATGACATGGTGGTGTATGGCGTTAAAACAACGATTCCGTATTACCAGCAAATCATGCTACACCCCGATTTTCGCGCCGCTAATTTTAATACTAGCTTTGTGGAGCAACACCCTGAGCTGACCGAATATGATGTCGGATTACCAAAAGAGTTGATGGCTGCAGCAATTGCTGCGGCAATTGCAGCCCATGAAGGCATTTGA
- the fabF gene encoding beta-ketoacyl-ACP synthase II has product MTKRRVVVTGLGVVSPVGIGTQTAWDNLVAGQSGITRITKFDPTPFASQIAGEVKGFNAEDFIPAKDARRMDTFIQYGLAAGIEAFRDSGLEVTDANAERIGVTIGSGIGGLGLIESTNDSYDEGGPRKISPFFIPGTIINMISGNLSIMLGLKGPNIAVVTACTTGTHSIGEAARMIEYGDADVMVAGGAEAAITELSVGGFASARALSGRNDDPATASRPWDKDRDGFVIGEGAGVLVLEEYEHAKARGARIYAELAGYGLSADAYHMTAPNMDGPRRSMVNALKNAGVNPDQVQFMNAHGTSTPLGDTNETNAIKATFGDHAYQLVVNSTKSMTGHLLGGAGGLESVFTVLSLYHQISPPTINLFNQDPECDLDYCANTARDLQMEYALKNNFGFGGTNGSLLFKRV; this is encoded by the coding sequence ATGACGAAACGCAGAGTAGTAGTAACTGGCTTGGGCGTGGTGTCTCCAGTAGGGATTGGTACCCAAACCGCTTGGGACAATCTGGTTGCTGGTCAATCAGGCATTACCCGCATCACCAAATTCGATCCCACACCATTCGCTTCCCAAATTGCTGGCGAAGTGAAAGGCTTTAACGCTGAAGATTTTATTCCAGCCAAAGATGCACGCCGGATGGATACATTCATTCAGTATGGCTTGGCAGCTGGTATAGAGGCTTTTCGCGACTCAGGCCTTGAGGTGACTGACGCCAATGCAGAACGCATCGGTGTCACCATTGGTTCTGGCATTGGTGGCTTGGGGTTGATTGAATCGACCAACGACAGTTATGACGAGGGTGGCCCGCGTAAAATCTCGCCATTTTTCATTCCAGGCACCATCATTAACATGATTTCTGGCAACCTGTCGATTATGCTGGGCTTAAAAGGCCCAAACATCGCCGTTGTGACCGCTTGTACCACAGGCACACATAGCATCGGTGAGGCTGCACGCATGATCGAATACGGTGATGCCGATGTCATGGTAGCCGGTGGTGCAGAAGCTGCTATCACCGAGTTAAGTGTGGGTGGCTTTGCCTCTGCGCGCGCCTTGTCTGGCCGCAACGATGACCCCGCAACCGCAAGTCGTCCCTGGGATAAAGACCGTGATGGCTTTGTGATCGGTGAGGGGGCAGGCGTATTGGTGCTAGAAGAGTACGAGCATGCCAAAGCCCGCGGTGCAAGAATATATGCGGAATTGGCTGGCTACGGTTTAAGCGCCGATGCCTACCACATGACCGCACCTAATATGGATGGACCACGTCGGTCTATGGTAAACGCCCTCAAAAATGCAGGTGTAAACCCAGACCAAGTCCAGTTTATGAATGCACATGGCACATCGACACCACTGGGTGATACCAACGAGACCAATGCAATTAAAGCCACCTTTGGTGATCATGCCTATCAATTAGTCGTGAACTCTACCAAGTCGATGACCGGCCATCTATTGGGTGGTGCAGGGGGCTTAGAGTCAGTATTTACGGTATTGTCTTTGTATCACCAGATTTCACCGCCAACGATTAACTTGTTTAATCAAGACCCAGAATGTGATTTGGATTACTGTGCTAATACAGCACGGGATTTGCAGATGGAGTACGCGCTGAAAAATAATTTTGGTTTTGGGGGCACGAACGGCAGCTTGTTGTTTAAGCGGGTGTAA
- the fabG gene encoding 3-oxoacyl-ACP reductase FabG has translation MLNQQVALVTGASRGIGAAIAQTLGKQGAIVIGTATTASGAEAITTYLKAAGVTGMGLALDVTQPEQIEAALKQISDQYGDVSILVNNAGITKDTLLMRMKDDDWDAVLNTNLKSVFRMSQAVLRPMMKARQGRIINISSVVGHMGNAGQTNYAAAKAGMTGFTKSMAQEVGSRGITVNCVAPGFIETDMTAELPEEIKAKMLERIALGRLGQVEEIAATVAFLASPPAAYITGETIHVNGGMYCA, from the coding sequence ATGTTGAATCAACAAGTCGCTTTGGTAACGGGCGCTAGCCGTGGGATTGGTGCTGCCATCGCCCAAACATTAGGCAAACAGGGAGCCATCGTGATTGGCACGGCAACCACGGCGAGTGGCGCAGAAGCGATTACCACGTATCTCAAAGCTGCCGGCGTCACAGGCATGGGGCTTGCGCTAGATGTAACTCAGCCAGAGCAAATTGAAGCTGCGTTAAAACAAATCTCAGATCAATACGGTGATGTTTCCATTTTGGTGAATAATGCGGGCATTACCAAAGATACTTTGCTCATGCGAATGAAAGACGATGATTGGGATGCGGTGTTAAACACCAATTTAAAATCGGTGTTTCGCATGAGTCAGGCGGTATTGCGTCCGATGATGAAAGCCCGTCAGGGCCGCATTATTAATATCTCGAGCGTGGTGGGCCATATGGGTAACGCAGGTCAAACCAACTACGCCGCTGCTAAAGCAGGGATGACTGGGTTCACCAAGTCGATGGCGCAAGAAGTGGGCAGCCGTGGCATTACAGTCAATTGCGTCGCGCCAGGCTTCATTGAAACTGACATGACCGCCGAACTGCCAGAAGAGATCAAAGCCAAAATGCTGGAGCGTATTGCCTTGGGTCGTCTGGGTCAGGTTGAGGAAATTGCAGCCACGGTGGCTTTCCTTGCATCGCCACCAGCGGCTTACATCACTGGTGAAACCATTCATGTCAATGGGGGCATGTACTGCGCATAA
- a CDS encoding Maf family nucleotide pyrophosphatase yields the protein MNQALILASSSPYRRELLQKLHLPFESISPAIDETPLANESPEQTCLRLAEAKAHKIAESQRNALIIGCDQVATVDGLQIGKPGNHANAVKQLTMLSGREVIFHSALCLLNSASQHMQSTIVPYFVKFKPLTALQIETYLHLEQPYDCAGSAKSEGMGITLLDYMRGDDPNALIGLPLIVLVSMLHQAGVDVLSPR from the coding sequence ATGAACCAAGCCCTAATACTCGCCTCCTCTTCGCCCTATCGGCGCGAACTACTCCAAAAGTTACATCTGCCTTTTGAGAGTATCTCGCCCGCCATTGATGAGACGCCTTTAGCCAATGAAAGCCCTGAGCAGACCTGCTTGCGGCTGGCTGAGGCCAAGGCTCATAAGATAGCGGAAAGTCAGCGCAACGCGCTCATCATTGGTTGCGACCAAGTGGCCACGGTAGATGGCCTACAGATCGGCAAACCTGGCAACCATGCGAACGCGGTCAAACAACTCACCATGCTTAGCGGCAGAGAAGTCATTTTTCATAGTGCTTTGTGTTTGCTCAACAGCGCCAGCCAGCACATGCAATCCACCATCGTGCCTTACTTTGTGAAATTCAAACCATTAACAGCATTGCAAATTGAAACCTATCTGCATCTTGAGCAGCCCTACGATTGCGCGGGTAGTGCTAAGTCTGAGGGCATGGGCATCACGCTGTTAGATTACATGCGTGGCGACGACCCAAATGCCTTAATTGGCTTACCCTTGATTGTTCTAGTAAGCATGCTGCATCAGGCTGGGGTGGATGTGTTGTCGCCACGTTAA
- a CDS encoding beta-ketoacyl-ACP synthase III produces MINARIAGTGSYLPPTILSNTDLEKMVDTTDEWIFARTGIKQRHRVTDERTSDLATEAARNAIASAGIEAQAIDLIIVATTTPDKIFPSVATMVQRKLGISGCPAFDVQAVCSGFVYALTIAHQFIKSGQSRTALVIGADTFTRITDYTDRSNCILWGDGAGAVILQASDTPGVLSTHIHADGNYETYLHVPRNEDGPDTVVMEGNAVFKMAVNTLDQIVDETLAANQMQKSDIDWLVPHQANIRILQATAKKLDMPMDKVVVTVDQHGNTSAASIPLALDTAVRDGRIQRGHILLMEAFGGGFTWGSALVKY; encoded by the coding sequence ATGATTAACGCACGAATCGCAGGCACAGGCAGCTATCTGCCGCCCACTATTTTAAGCAACACTGACCTAGAAAAAATGGTCGATACCACCGATGAGTGGATCTTTGCACGCACTGGTATCAAGCAACGTCATCGCGTCACGGATGAGCGTACCAGTGATCTGGCCACCGAAGCCGCGCGCAATGCCATTGCGTCTGCAGGAATTGAAGCCCAGGCCATCGACCTCATTATTGTTGCTACAACCACCCCAGACAAAATTTTCCCGAGTGTGGCGACCATGGTTCAGCGCAAGCTAGGCATTAGTGGTTGCCCTGCCTTTGATGTGCAAGCAGTGTGTAGCGGATTTGTTTATGCACTCACCATCGCCCATCAATTTATTAAATCTGGTCAATCCCGCACCGCGCTGGTGATTGGTGCAGATACGTTTACACGGATAACCGACTACACTGACCGTAGTAATTGTATTTTATGGGGGGATGGCGCAGGGGCCGTGATTTTGCAAGCCAGCGATACCCCAGGCGTGCTCTCAACCCATATTCATGCCGATGGTAATTATGAAACGTATCTGCATGTGCCTCGGAATGAAGACGGCCCAGACACGGTGGTGATGGAGGGCAACGCTGTATTTAAAATGGCGGTGAATACACTGGATCAAATTGTGGACGAAACGCTCGCTGCCAATCAAATGCAAAAATCTGACATCGATTGGTTGGTGCCGCACCAAGCCAACATTCGTATTTTGCAAGCAACGGCTAAAAAACTAGATATGCCGATGGATAAAGTCGTCGTTACCGTCGATCAGCATGGCAATACTTCAGCGGCCTCTATTCCTTTGGCCCTCGATACAGCCGTGCGCGATGGCCGTATTCAGCGCGGTCACATTCTGCTGATGGAGGCCTTTGGGGGTGGTTTCACCTGGGGCTCTGCATTAGTCAAATACTAA